GTGCTGGACTTTCCTTTGCCCACCGCTAGCGAGATCCGACAAGAACTGGAGCGCCTGACGATGGCGACCGGGCGATCGCTCGATAGCCGGGTGTTGGATGATCTGGTGCGCTCCTGCCAAGGGTTGTCGATGGAGCGGATTCGGCGGGTGCTGGCGCGGGCGATCGCCACCCACGGCGAACTGCAAGCCGAAGACGTAGACCTGATCCTCGAAGAAAAGCGGCAGACGATCCGCCAGACGCAAATTCTCGACTTTTATCCCGCTACTGAGCGCATTTCCGACATTGGCGGGCTGGATAACCTGAAAGACTGGCTGCTGCGGCGCGGCGGTGCGTTTTCCGAAAAAGCCCGACAGTATGGATTGCCGCACCCCCGCGGGCTGCTGCTGGTGGGCATCCAGGGCACAGGGAAATCGCTGACGGCAAAGGCGATCGCCCACCACTGGCACCTGCCCCTGCTGCGGCTGGACGTGGGCCGCCTGTTTGCCGGACTGGTGGGCGAGTCCGAATCGCGCACCCGCCAGATGATTCAGCTTGCAGAGGCTCTAGCGCCCTGCGTCCTGTGGATCGACGAAATCGACAAAGCCTTTGCTGGGTTGGACGGACGCGGCGACTCAGGCACCAGCAACCGCGTCTTTGGGACGTTGATCACCTGGCTGGCAGAAAAAACCTCGCCTGTATTTGTAGTTGCAACCGCAAACGATATCGAGGCGCTGCCGCCCGAAATCAAGCGTCGGGGGCGGTTTGACGAGATTTTCTTTGTGGGGCTGCCCAGCCAGGAAGAGCGCAAAGCGATTTTTGAGGTACACTTAATGCGCTTGCGGCCGCACAATCTCCAAAGCTACGACCTAGAGCGGCTGGCGTATGAAACGCCGGAATTCTCTGGGGCAGAGATCGAGCAAATTCTGACCGAGGCAATGCATCTCGGCTTTAGCCAGGGACGCGACTTTACGACCGACGACGTGCTAGAAGCAGCCAGCCAGATGATTCCCCTAGCGCGGACTGCTCAAGAGCAAATCGAAAAGCTCCAGCGCTTTGCCGCCGAAGGGCGGGCCCGCCTGGCCTCTCGCCAAGGCAACTTGTTCCTGCGGCCCCAGTCCCAATCTTCCTAGCCTTGCTGTTAAATATCCTGCGGAGTTTTGTGTTCGTCCTCTGGCTGGCTCAGGTATCCTGCAAGAGTCCTTGAACAGTTTCCCACTCGAACAGTTTCCCGTCGAACAGTTTCCTGTCGAACAGTTTCCCACTCGAACAGTCTCCCGTCGAACAGTTTCCCGTCGAACAGTTTCCCACTCAAACAGTTTCCCCAAAGATTTTCAAGTTCCAAAGATGAGTCGCACTATGGGTTTGCAACGGCTGGCACAGGGCGTAATTGGGGTTTCGCTGGCGATCGCCATCCTGTTTTTCGCAGGGGTCAGCGCGGCCCGCTATCTAATCAACCGCCTCACCGAACTGCCGCCTCGACCCGTCTTCCCCAACGACACCGCTCCCCCCGGCGGCGCAGTGCCCGTTGCGGATGGTACCGTGCCCCCGCCAGACACCACACCTGTCCAAGCTGCCGCATCTGGAGAGGTCTACACTGCCCGCGTTCTTCCGGCAGTTGGGATTGTGCTGCGAGACGGCCCCAGCCTGGACTCCGCGCAAATTGGCGGCATCGACTATAACCAGGAAATCACCGTGCTGGAAACCAGCGCCGACGGTGGATGGCTGCGGGTGCGCCTGAACGACGGCAGCGAAGGCTGGGTCAAAGCGGGCAACACCGAGCGAATTCAGTAAACCTCTTGCGTGAATCGTTGGGCGGCACCGCCGCCCAACGATTCACGCTCTCAGAAAAGCATTTATGTAAGAGGTCTAGTAATCACGAGCTCGGCAGTCTTGCGGGTCTAATTTGCGGGACTAATTGAGCGGGACTAATTGCAGAGAGTCGCAGAGATTCAGAGATTAGCGCTTGCGGGCAAACAGCCCAAACAGTCCACCCCCTGGGTTTTCGGGCTTCGCGTTGGGCGCGTCGGGTGCTTCGAGGGGGATATTGAGCCGGGGCGCATAGCGCAGCGCTAGGGGGTCTTTGGGGTTGAGCTTGAGCGCCTGACGGCAGTGAACCTTTGCCATCGTGGGCAAGTCCTGCATCAAATAAGCCGCCGCCAGTAGCGAGTGATATTCGCTCTTTTTGGGGTCGATCTTGATGGCATCCTTCAGTTCGCGCACTGCCAGACCGGGATTATTCTTGCGGACATACTCCTGCGCTCGCTGGTAGTGGCGCTGAGCATAGTCGATGGCAGGCTTCTCGTCATCGGCAGGGGAAGCCGGAGAAAAGGTAGCAGGCGTGGGGGCAGCCGTGGACACAATCCCCGTGCGTTTTTCCCGAATAATCGGCTCGCCCATCTTGAGCCGCAGGTAAACGAGATTCAGTTCACCCAACTGCTCGGTGACGGACTCGAATCGATCCAGCGGGGTGTATTGCGTAGCGGCCAGATCAGTAACGGCTTGCTCATAAAACACGTCAATGTTGGCCAAAGACGTTTTGATGAGAGACTGGGCGATCGCGCTTTGGGGACGCATCGGCTCCTCTCGGCTCATGCGGCGCACCCGAAACCGAAGCAGCGCCAGATGCTCGGCCCGCCCTTTGTCTTGCTTAATTTTTTGATAAGTCGGGCTGACCAATCGCGCAAATAGCTGAGTAGCCAGTTCGCGATTGGCGGCTTCGGCCTGGGCAAAGCTGTCGGGATGCAGCAGCTTGGCGATCGCCCGATAGCGCTTGAGGACACGCCGCTCATCCGCAGTCACCGATAGCCCCAGCACCGCGTAGGGGTCGGTAAATTGCGTCAGCCAGTCGGGTGAAAAAGACCTCTGCGACATTCAAGTGCGTCTCTTCAGCAAAGTCGGATATCACATAAACCCTGGTAGAACAGCATGACTGTCTGCCCATTTCCTCTCATTTAGCCGTCGTTAGGCTCGGATGCACCGGAAGCAATCCCTAGGAACAAAGATTGAGCCATTGAAGTGACCTATCAACCCAGAGTTGACTCTTGACCTAGAGTTGACTCTGGGTTGGTCTGCCGCCGAGTTACCTCTTAGTAAAGGATAGCAGCCTCCTACCCGTATTTCTGGGGAGGACAACCCTCACTCACTCTGCCAGCAGGCGGCAGACACCTGCTCATGACGCAATTTTGTCCTGGTGAACTTCTAGAGTATCAGTATTTCTACGGGGGCTACGTTACCCCGGATACTGAATCTTGCCTTTACAAAGTGGGCAGGGGATGAAAATAGACTGTCTATCGACGGACAAGAGCAACCCTGGAATCGTTAGTAACAAAAGGTAGACGCGATACACAGCCTAAAAACTTACACAGAACTCAAAAGAATTCGGCCACTTGGGGCTTCTGAGTTGGGGGCTATCCAATATTATGGCGATTTCCGCAGGCGTGTCATAGGCCAAAGTACGGTAGTCCCATAGAGTCTTTTTGAGCATTCCGCAAAGACTTGATGAAGGTAGGTGGGCAGAAATCGTGTCCGCTGCCTACCAGAATCGATATCATGGAGAGGTTTTAGGAGTCCGCGAGTTCTCTGCGATCGCCCACATCCCAGCAATGCTCAGCCAAACCTATCCGTCCCGAAACCGCCGCACTGCTATTTTGCTCGCCCTGGCGGGTGTTGTTGTTCCTGGCCTACACAAGTTTTATCTGGGTCAGCGCGGCTGGGGGATTGCCTATCTCCTGTTCTTTTGGAGCGGTATTCCCAGAATTGCCAGTCTTTTTGAAGGCATTTGGTTTCTCGTGCAGGGGCAAACGGCGTTTGATGCGGCGTTTAACGGAGGATCTGCCCTACCACCCCAGCCCGCTGCACCCCGGATTGACCCGGCTCAGGTGGGGGCGATCGCCGATGCGCTACGCCAGCTCGACATGCTGCGGCAGGACGGCTTAATTTCTGAATACGAATTTGAGCAAAAGCGGCGACGGCTGCTCGATCAAATTGACTAATGCTCATGATTAATACTCAGACTAATACTCAATTGACTAGCACCCAATAGCAGGCAGGGAATGAGCGGAAACTGGTGGTCGATGGGCTTGAGGAATAGCGCCCAAGAAGCGCTGCGATCGCGCCTGGCCAAAGACCCCTACTACCGCTTTCAATCCGTAGAGGAGTTGCAGCTTGCGGCGCGGCTCGGCGTGGCGATTGACGTAAACCAGGCGAGCGTAGACGACTGGCTGCGGCTGCCAGGATTGTCGATTCACCAAGCGCGATCGCTCTCTACCCTCACCCAGTCTGGCGTTCAGCTTCACTGCCTAGAAGACATCGCCGCCGCCCTCAGCCTGCCCGTGCAGCGCCTCCGCCCGCTGGAACCTGTGCTGCAATTTTGCTACTACGACCCCGAAAGTCTTTGCGCCATCCAGCCCGCCAACCCCAACACTGCATCGCTGGAAGCGCTGATCCGCGTTCCTGCCATTGACCTATTTCTGGCACGGGCAATTTTGCAGCATCGCCAGCGCTACGGCCCGTATCGAAACCTGGCGGATTTTCAGCAGCGACTTGCCTTGCCGCCGGGACTGGTTGCCGAGCTAATGCACTATCTCCGGTTTTAATCCTGTTGTCATCTGGAGGCGCTACGCTTTTCAGCAGGTTTCGGAAATTATCAAAGAAGAAACATTAATAAACATTAAGCGAGAAGCGGCTATGAATTTGACAGGCAAGGAAGTGCTGTTAACAGGTGGCACAGGCGGGCTGGGACAGGGCGTAACGCCCGTTCTGCTGGCCCAGGGGGCAGCGTCAATCACCATTCCCTATATGAGCGCCCGTGAAGTGGAGCGGATGAAGGGGCTGTTGTCTCCGGCAGATTTGGCGCGGATTCGGTTTGTGTTGGCGAACCTGAACGATGAGCAGTCGGTGCAGCAGTTGGTAGATGGAATGCAGCGGGTGGATGCGGTGATTCATCTCGTCGGCGGATTTTCAATGGGGCCGACCCATGAATATGCCTATGACCAGTGGCAAAAAGATTTTGACCTGAACCTGGGCACGACGTTTTTGGTTTGTAAACACAGCCTGCGGCGGATGCTGGAGCAGGATTATGGGCGGATTGTCACGGTGGGGTCGCGGGGTGCAGTGGAACCGGGCGCACAGCTTGCGGCCTATTGCGCCTCCAAAGCGGGCGTAGTGGCACTGACGCGGGCGATCGCTGACGAGACGCGGGGCACGGGCATTACGGCCAACGTGGTCTTGCCCAGCATCATCGACACACCCGGAAACCGAGCCGCGATGGGGGCAGAAAACGCTGCCCAGTGGGTGAAGCCGGAATCGCTGGGACAGGTAATCTGCTTTTTGGCTTCGGAAGCAGCACGGGATCTGCGGGGTGCAGTGGTTCCAGTCTACGGCAACGTGTAGCGGCGCTAGTCCATCTGTCCTGCCAGCACCACCCACGGCACCAGGCAAATGCCTTGCTGCGTGGCGCGAAATTTGCCAATGCCCAGAACCGTATCGCGGTCATCTTGAACTCGCAGCGGCGCGTCGAGGTCGGTCACGGGGTCTGTGGCGATGGGCTGGCCCTGCGTCCAGCGAAGCGCATCAGGCGGGGGCAGCGGGATGGCGGGCAGGTGGGCAAGGGCGATCGCCGCCGAAATCGGTACGAAGGTTCCCGCTTCGACCTGTGCCGCTAGGTCTTCTAGCGTCAGGCTGGCTGCCAGGTCAAACCCGTGGCTCTGGGTGCGGATCAGGCTAGCCAGCGTGCCGCCCGTGCCCAGCAGGTTGCCCAGATCGCGGGCAATAGAGCGGATGTAGGTTCCGGCTCCGCAGGCGATCGCCAGTTCCGCTTCGGGACAATCGCCGGGTCGCCAGTCCAAGAGTTCAATCTGGTAAACCGTCACGGTTCGCACAGGTACGTCTACCGAAACGCCCGACCGCGCCAGGTTATAGAGCCGCTGGCCGCCGACTTGAATGGCGCTGTAGGCGGGCGGCATCTGCTGGATTGTGCCCAGAAACTTGGGCAATAGCGCTTCGACCCGATCGCGGGTGAGATGGGCGGCGGGGGTTTGGGTGAGGAGTTCGCCCTCCAGATCGTCTGTGGTCGTGGTGATGCCAAAGCGGGCGATCGCCCGATACGCCTTGTCCTGCCGCAAAAATTGCAGCAAGCGCGTGGCCCGACCCAGGGCGATCGGCAATACCCCCGTTGCCGCCGGATCAAGCGTACCGCCATGCCCTACGCGCTTCATCTTTAGCAGTCGCCGCACCCGCGCCACGCAGTCGTGGGAGGTCAGTCCGGCGGGCTTATGCAGGTTCAAAAAACCGTCCATCCAGGAATTCGCTCACTTTAGAGGACTTTCGGGGAAAAGCAGAGAGTTGCACAACCATAGTCTTAGAACTATGGTTGTATTCAGAATCATAAGTTTGTATATAGGATTCTCGCAAAAACAGAGTACACTCAATTCAACATCGAGAGTTGCACAGGCGCTACTGGCTTCGACCAGAGTTGCATAGCTATACCGATGGCTATCTCAATTCTTACTTGTCTTACCTGGTTTCGATTCGTATTCCCTAGCTTTGTCGATTCAGCCTGATGCTTGCTTTCTGCAAGTATGGCAGGCCCTGGTTCTCAGGAAGGCAGAGCTAAGGAACCGTATGAACTTTCGCTATCGCTCGATCTATCACCTAGGCGATCGCCCAATCTCTCTACTCTGGACGCAGAGTGGCTTGGGTTGTGCTATCTCCATTCGGCTAAACGTTCAACCCAAAGTTCAACTCAGCGTTCACAAAGCGACGATCTTCGCAATCGTCTTAGGAGGTTCTATGTCTCATTTTTCTGGCTTGTCTCGTCGGAAGTTTTTATTCACCGCTGGTGTATCAGCGACCGGCGCAATCTTACTCAAAGGCTGCACTACGCCATCGTCTAACTCCACTGCGAGTTCTGGTGCATCGCCAGCAGCTAGCCCTGTCGCAGCCAACAATACGCCCGAAACTACCAAAGCCGTCCTTGGCTATCTCCTGGCCCCGATCGCATGGTGGTGCTTCAAAACTATTCGCTGTTGCCGTGGCTGACCGTGCGCGAAAACATTGCGCTGGCGGTGGGTGAGATTTTGACGGACATTCCCAAGGCGGAACGGCGATCGCTCATTGAGCGGCACATCAATCTGGTGGGGTTGCAGCACGCGGCAGACAAGCCTCCAGCGCAGCTTTCGGGCGGGATGAAGCAGCGAGTGGCGATCGCCCGCGCCCTAGCCACGCGCCCCGAAGTGCTGATTCTGGATGAACCCTTTGGCGCACTGGATGCCATCACCAAGGAGGAATTGCAGGAGGAACTGCTGACCATTTGGAATGGGCATCGCTGCACTGTGCTGATGATCACCCACGACATTGACGAGGCGCTGTTTCTAGCCGATCGCCTGGTGATGATGACCAACGGCCCGGCTGCGAATATCGACGAAATCCTCACGATTCCTTTTGCGCGTCCTAGAGATCGCGATCGCATTATGGAAGATCCGGAGTATTACAAACTGCGGAACTACGCGCTGGATTTCCTCTACAATCGCTTCGCCCACGATGATGTATAGAAGCCAGCCCGTGTAGAAGCGAGCCTGTGTAGAAGCCAGCGAGAAGGAGCGGGCATAGAAGCAAGAGAGAGCGTTCAACCGTTCACGCAATGGCAGTCTCCAGTCAGTCTGCTTCGGCTGCGGTTGTCCCCTATTTAGAAGGTGGGGTATGCTGCGACTAGGTTTTCGACCCATCTCCGGTTGGAAGCTTCTCGGAAGCTTCGGAAACTGAAGTTTCCCAGTCTGCTAGCACTGTCACCCTAAGCCGAACGCTATGCGTGCTTTATTGCTCTATCCGCTCTTTCCCAAATCTTTCTGGTCTTATGACAAGGCGCTGGAACTGATTGGCCGAAAGGTATCGCTGCCGCCGCTGAGCCTGATCACCGTGGCGGCGATTTTGCCCCAAACCTGGGAATTTCGCCTGATAGACCGCAACGCGGGCCCCGAAACGGAGGCAGATTGGGATTGGGCGGATCTGGTGATTATTTCCGGGATGATCGTGCAAAAAGATGACCTGCTGGATCGAATCCGGGAGGCCAAGCGGCGCGGCAAGCCCGTGGCTGTGGGTGGGCCCTACGTCACCTCGGTTCCCGAACCCGCACTGGAAGCGGGCGCAGACTACCTGGTGCTGGACGAAGGAGAAATCACGCTGCCCATGTTTGTGGAGGCGCTGGAGCGAGGCGAGCCGTCCGGCATTTTTCGCGCCAATGGCGATAAGCCCGATGTCACCACCACGCCGATTCCGCGCTTTGACCTGCTGAATCTGGATAACTACAGCGAGATGTCGATTCAGTTTTCGCGCGGATGCCCCTACCAGTGCGAATTCTGCGACATCATCGTGCTATATGGCCGCAAGCCGCGCACCAAAACGCCCGCTCAACTCCTGGCAGAACTGCAAGCGCTGTATGACCAGGGCTGGCGGCGATCGATTTTCATTGTGGACGACAACTTCATTGGCAATAAGCGCAACGTCAAGCTGTTGCTAAAGGAACTAGTGCCCTGGATGCAGGAGCGAGACTATCCCTTTAGCTTTGTCACTGAGGCATCGGTGGATCTGGCGCAGGATCAGGAGTTGCTGGATCTGATGATTGCGGCAAATTTCAACGCGGTGTTTTTGGGCATCGAAACGCCAGATACCGATAGCCTCTCGCTGACGCAGAAGTTTCAAAATACCCGAAACCCGCTGATTGATGCGGTCAAAACGATTAACCGCTCTGGGCTGCGGGTGATGGCGGGGTTCATTATCGGCTTTGATGGAGAGAAACCGGGGGCGGGCGATCGCATCATTAATTTTGTCGAAGCCACTGCCATCCCCCAGGCGCTATTCAGCATGTTGCAAGCCCTGCCCAACACAGCGCTGTCTCAGCGACTCGAAAAAGAAGGGCGGCTGATCAACCCTGACGAAACCGCCAGCATTCACCAGACCACGCTGATTAACTTTGTGCCCACGCGCCCCATCGA
The Thermoleptolyngbya sichuanensis A183 DNA segment above includes these coding regions:
- a CDS encoding AAA family ATPase, which translates into the protein MSFAEEFELLLRARYPLIYVPTREEERVEGAIAQCAQQGNRSFYVWDFVDGYQGNPNDAGSGKRNPLQALELVEKLPPTVAAVFVLRDFHRFLDDVAVARKLKNLARLLKSQPKNIVLISPQVTIPDDLSDVLTVLDFPLPTASEIRQELERLTMATGRSLDSRVLDDLVRSCQGLSMERIRRVLARAIATHGELQAEDVDLILEEKRQTIRQTQILDFYPATERISDIGGLDNLKDWLLRRGGAFSEKARQYGLPHPRGLLLVGIQGTGKSLTAKAIAHHWHLPLLRLDVGRLFAGLVGESESRTRQMIQLAEALAPCVLWIDEIDKAFAGLDGRGDSGTSNRVFGTLITWLAEKTSPVFVVATANDIEALPPEIKRRGRFDEIFFVGLPSQEERKAIFEVHLMRLRPHNLQSYDLERLAYETPEFSGAEIEQILTEAMHLGFSQGRDFTTDDVLEAASQMIPLARTAQEQIEKLQRFAAEGRARLASRQGNLFLRPQSQSS
- a CDS encoding SH3 domain-containing protein, which gives rise to MGLQRLAQGVIGVSLAIAILFFAGVSAARYLINRLTELPPRPVFPNDTAPPGGAVPVADGTVPPPDTTPVQAAASGEVYTARVLPAVGIVLRDGPSLDSAQIGGIDYNQEITVLETSADGGWLRVRLNDGSEGWVKAGNTERIQ
- a CDS encoding J domain-containing protein; this translates as MSQRSFSPDWLTQFTDPYAVLGLSVTADERRVLKRYRAIAKLLHPDSFAQAEAANRELATQLFARLVSPTYQKIKQDKGRAEHLALLRFRVRRMSREEPMRPQSAIAQSLIKTSLANIDVFYEQAVTDLAATQYTPLDRFESVTEQLGELNLVYLRLKMGEPIIREKRTGIVSTAAPTPATFSPASPADDEKPAIDYAQRHYQRAQEYVRKNNPGLAVRELKDAIKIDPKKSEYHSLLAAAYLMQDLPTMAKVHCRQALKLNPKDPLALRYAPRLNIPLEAPDAPNAKPENPGGGLFGLFARKR
- a CDS encoding NINE protein gives rise to the protein MLSQTYPSRNRRTAILLALAGVVVPGLHKFYLGQRGWGIAYLLFFWSGIPRIASLFEGIWFLVQGQTAFDAAFNGGSALPPQPAAPRIDPAQVGAIADALRQLDMLRQDGLISEYEFEQKRRRLLDQID
- a CDS encoding ComEA family DNA-binding protein, giving the protein MSGNWWSMGLRNSAQEALRSRLAKDPYYRFQSVEELQLAARLGVAIDVNQASVDDWLRLPGLSIHQARSLSTLTQSGVQLHCLEDIAAALSLPVQRLRPLEPVLQFCYYDPESLCAIQPANPNTASLEALIRVPAIDLFLARAILQHRQRYGPYRNLADFQQRLALPPGLVAELMHYLRF
- the fabG gene encoding 3-oxoacyl-ACP reductase FabG, translating into MTGKEVLLTGGTGGLGQGVTPVLLAQGAASITIPYMSAREVERMKGLLSPADLARIRFVLANLNDEQSVQQLVDGMQRVDAVIHLVGGFSMGPTHEYAYDQWQKDFDLNLGTTFLVCKHSLRRMLEQDYGRIVTVGSRGAVEPGAQLAAYCASKAGVVALTRAIADETRGTGITANVVLPSIIDTPGNRAAMGAENAAQWVKPESLGQVICFLASEAARDLRGAVVPVYGNV
- the truB gene encoding tRNA pseudouridine(55) synthase TruB, whose product is MDGFLNLHKPAGLTSHDCVARVRRLLKMKRVGHGGTLDPAATGVLPIALGRATRLLQFLRQDKAYRAIARFGITTTTDDLEGELLTQTPAAHLTRDRVEALLPKFLGTIQQMPPAYSAIQVGGQRLYNLARSGVSVDVPVRTVTVYQIELLDWRPGDCPEAELAIACGAGTYIRSIARDLGNLLGTGGTLASLIRTQSHGFDLAASLTLEDLAAQVEAGTFVPISAAIALAHLPAIPLPPPDALRWTQGQPIATDPVTDLDAPLRVQDDRDTVLGIGKFRATQQGICLVPWVVLAGQMD
- a CDS encoding B12-binding domain-containing radical SAM protein; this encodes MRALLLYPLFPKSFWSYDKALELIGRKVSLPPLSLITVAAILPQTWEFRLIDRNAGPETEADWDWADLVIISGMIVQKDDLLDRIREAKRRGKPVAVGGPYVTSVPEPALEAGADYLVLDEGEITLPMFVEALERGEPSGIFRANGDKPDVTTTPIPRFDLLNLDNYSEMSIQFSRGCPYQCEFCDIIVLYGRKPRTKTPAQLLAELQALYDQGWRRSIFIVDDNFIGNKRNVKLLLKELVPWMQERDYPFSFVTEASVDLAQDQELLDLMIAANFNAVFLGIETPDTDSLSLTQKFQNTRNPLIDAVKTINRSGLRVMAGFIIGFDGEKPGAGDRIINFVEATAIPQALFSMLQALPNTALSQRLEKEGRLINPDETASIHQTTLINFVPTRPIEDIAQEYIRCFWELYDPHRYLARVYRHFIEMRPSPNRKKKPTMLTPIEIRAMFILFWRQGIKRSTRWQFWRQLFSILRHNPRVYDHYLINCAHLEHFLDYRAIVRDEIEAQLATYSPTELKQTALPASA